From Pseudomonas sp. LS1212, the proteins below share one genomic window:
- a CDS encoding YhcG family protein has product MSNSPPSTTTDAVESGFAAVAQLITQARQRAVQTVNTQLIELYWQVGAYISLKIERAEWGEGVVDQLADYLAHTQPGLRGFTRRNLFRMRQFYEAYRGEEKVSALLTQLPWTQTLIILSQSKRAEEREFYLRMAIQEKWSSRELERQFKSALFERTVTQPAKVSAVLRQSQPSALSIFKDAYMVEFLDLPSGHVEADLHRGLVLRLKDFLSELGRDFCFVGSEYPLQVGGRDFALDLLFFHRSLNCLVAIELKVGRFEPEYLGKLGFYLEALDRDERKPHENPAIGVLLCASKEDEVVEYALNRSLSPALIAEYQTRLPDKQLLQAKLHEFYAMNVVEGC; this is encoded by the coding sequence ATGAGCAACTCCCCTCCCAGTACAACCACAGACGCTGTTGAAAGCGGATTCGCAGCAGTCGCTCAATTGATCACGCAAGCTCGTCAGCGGGCGGTACAGACGGTCAATACGCAACTGATCGAGCTCTACTGGCAGGTAGGTGCCTACATCAGCCTCAAGATTGAGCGGGCTGAATGGGGTGAAGGGGTTGTTGATCAGCTCGCCGACTACCTGGCACACACCCAACCGGGTTTACGCGGTTTTACCCGTCGCAATCTGTTTCGCATGCGACAGTTCTATGAGGCTTATCGAGGTGAGGAAAAAGTGTCAGCGCTGCTGACACAATTGCCCTGGACCCAAACCCTGATCATCCTCAGCCAGAGTAAACGGGCTGAAGAGCGTGAGTTCTACCTGCGGATGGCAATTCAGGAAAAGTGGTCAAGCCGAGAGCTTGAGCGCCAGTTCAAATCGGCGCTGTTCGAACGCACCGTTACCCAACCGGCAAAAGTCTCGGCAGTGCTGAGACAATCTCAACCATCTGCCCTAAGTATCTTCAAAGACGCCTACATGGTCGAATTCCTCGACCTCCCTAGCGGCCACGTTGAGGCCGATCTGCACCGGGGCTTGGTGCTTCGGCTGAAGGACTTTTTGAGCGAATTGGGCCGTGACTTCTGCTTTGTCGGTTCGGAGTATCCGTTGCAGGTTGGTGGGCGGGATTTCGCGCTGGATCTGTTGTTTTTCCATCGCAGCCTCAATTGCCTGGTCGCGATCGAGCTGAAAGTCGGGCGCTTCGAGCCCGAATATCTGGGCAAACTGGGCTTTTACCTTGAAGCCCTGGACCGTGATGAGCGAAAACCCCATGAGAACCCGGCGATTGGCGTGCTGTTGTGTGCCAGCAAGGAGGATGAAGTGGTCGAGTACGCGTTGAATCGCTCACTGTCGCCGGCGCTGATTGCCGAGTATCAGACCCGGTTGCCGGACAAGCAGTTGCTGCAGGCGAAGCTGCATGAATTTTATGCGATGAATGTGGTAGAGGGGTGCTAG
- a CDS encoding MBL fold metallo-hydrolase, producing the protein MKTTLTLGVLMAQSSLHADPAPQSSQRHEGRYRNLAALPQHGFLKKLHIGIKFLFLSRPPDTRPAGPIPLQALTREQLLAAPDNSLWRLGHSTVLLKLRERFILTDPVFSERASPVQWVGPRRFHQPPLSIDELPPLTAVILSHDHYDHLDEQTVVKLAAKTEHFLAPLGVGDTLIRWGVPAAKVRQLDWWQTTEIDGSRFVATPSQHFSGRGLFDSNSTLWASWVIIDNDLRVFFSGDSGYFDGFKQIGEQYGPFDVTLMETGAYNINWPNVHMQPEQSLQAHLDLRGRWLLPIHNGTFNLSTHSWHEPFDRIVALATAQGIAISTPQMGETVNVRQPHAGQKWWLAVEQPNSVAVAGPM; encoded by the coding sequence ATGAAAACCACCCTGACTCTGGGAGTACTCATGGCTCAATCATCCTTGCATGCAGACCCGGCGCCACAATCTTCGCAACGGCACGAGGGGCGCTATCGCAACCTGGCTGCCTTGCCTCAGCACGGGTTTCTGAAGAAGCTGCATATCGGCATCAAGTTCCTGTTCCTGAGCCGGCCGCCCGACACACGCCCCGCAGGCCCTATCCCCTTGCAGGCGCTGACGCGCGAGCAGTTGCTGGCCGCACCGGACAACAGCCTCTGGCGTCTGGGGCACTCCACGGTATTGCTCAAGCTGCGTGAGCGTTTCATCCTGACCGACCCGGTGTTCTCCGAGCGCGCCTCACCCGTGCAGTGGGTCGGCCCACGGCGTTTTCACCAGCCGCCGCTGAGCATCGATGAGCTGCCGCCGCTGACGGCCGTGATCCTGTCCCATGACCATTACGATCACCTCGACGAACAGACGGTGGTGAAACTGGCGGCCAAGACCGAACATTTTCTGGCGCCGCTGGGCGTGGGCGACACCTTGATCCGCTGGGGCGTACCTGCCGCCAAGGTGCGCCAACTGGACTGGTGGCAAACCACCGAGATCGACGGCAGCCGCTTCGTGGCCACGCCTTCACAGCACTTTTCCGGTCGCGGGTTGTTCGACAGCAATAGCACGCTATGGGCGTCCTGGGTCATTATCGACAATGATCTGCGGGTGTTTTTCAGTGGTGACAGCGGCTATTTCGACGGTTTCAAACAGATCGGCGAGCAGTACGGTCCGTTCGACGTGACACTGATGGAAACCGGTGCCTATAACATCAACTGGCCCAACGTGCACATGCAACCCGAGCAAAGCCTGCAAGCCCACCTCGACTTGCGCGGGCGCTGGTTGCTGCCGATTCACAACGGTACCTTCAACTTGTCGACCCATAGCTGGCACGAGCCCTTCGACCGGATCGTCGCTCTGGCGACGGCGCAGGGCATTGCCATCAGCACCCCGCAAATGGGCGAGACGGTGAATGTGCGCCAGCCCCATGCGGGGCAGAAGTGGTGGTTGGCTGTGGAACAACCGAACAGTGTGGCCGTTGCCGGGCCTATGTAA
- a CDS encoding protealysin inhibitor emfourin, which translates to MKIQFQETGGFVGIVKVCKLDTDALAQDEAQTVKRMVRESGISASGTHLCETARDMQQYEIIIDDGGEIAVTYDDQNVPESAWELVGYLKDRASPKHRG; encoded by the coding sequence ATGAAAATCCAGTTCCAGGAAACGGGAGGATTCGTCGGCATCGTCAAAGTGTGCAAGCTGGACACCGATGCCCTGGCGCAGGATGAAGCGCAAACAGTCAAACGCATGGTTCGCGAAAGCGGCATCAGCGCTTCAGGTACGCACCTGTGCGAAACGGCGCGGGACATGCAGCAATACGAGATCATCATCGACGACGGTGGGGAAATTGCGGTGACCTACGACGACCAGAATGTGCCGGAATCGGCGTGGGAACTGGTCGGCTATCTTAAAGACCGTGCCAGCCCGAAACATCGGGGTTGA
- a CDS encoding type II toxin-antitoxin system RelB/DinJ family antitoxin has translation MASINIRIDDELKARAYRELERLGVTPSELMRQALQYVAERGQLPFRPVLMTEDDEALIATVRERLSAPQRVKVAVNDL, from the coding sequence ATGGCTTCCATCAATATCCGTATCGACGACGAGCTTAAAGCCCGTGCTTATCGTGAGCTGGAACGGCTCGGCGTTACCCCTTCAGAACTTATGCGCCAAGCTTTGCAGTATGTGGCTGAGCGCGGCCAGTTGCCGTTTCGTCCGGTATTGATGACCGAGGACGATGAGGCCTTGATCGCCACCGTGCGTGAGCGTCTGTCAGCCCCCCAGCGCGTGAAGGTTGCGGTGAATGATCTATAG
- a CDS encoding DUF6933 domain-containing protein, whose product MLIFNCTQAATDFFTRVHKGKKVTPVQNPPFARIEDDAAAMVRDGIDAAQADQWLLHAAVIRRKHVLVAIHLDTRYMMFFSDMKKANVEAFLNDFCQRWMEGMFKLAMRNGVLDWVEMPTAGEQFMAFTSQFVMFKRGERSAQSHINEALWVFKDIVHESDCLPPDEYAVASFDADMNKMLRSSQVHKGEYFYPEEEMLARWLQKFCGVTDAGVAKFREQRSALMRQRY is encoded by the coding sequence ATGCTCATCTTCAACTGCACCCAAGCCGCCACCGACTTCTTCACTCGCGTGCACAAGGGTAAGAAAGTCACCCCCGTGCAAAACCCGCCCTTTGCCCGGATAGAGGACGACGCCGCTGCGATGGTCCGGGATGGCATCGATGCAGCGCAGGCAGACCAGTGGCTGCTCCACGCCGCCGTTATACGGCGAAAGCACGTGTTGGTCGCCATCCACCTCGACACCCGATACATGATGTTCTTCAGCGATATGAAGAAGGCCAATGTCGAAGCCTTCCTGAACGATTTTTGCCAGCGCTGGATGGAAGGAATGTTCAAGCTTGCCATGCGCAATGGCGTGCTCGACTGGGTCGAAATGCCCACCGCGGGTGAGCAGTTCATGGCGTTTACCAGCCAGTTCGTCATGTTCAAGCGTGGCGAGCGCAGTGCCCAGAGTCATATCAACGAAGCGCTCTGGGTATTCAAGGATATCGTCCATGAATCGGACTGTTTGCCGCCCGATGAGTATGCGGTTGCCAGTTTCGACGCTGACATGAACAAGATGCTGCGCTCCAGCCAAGTCCACAAGGGAGAGTACTTCTACCCGGAAGAGGAAATGCTGGCCCGGTGGCTGCAGAAATTCTGCGGGGTTACCGATGCGGGTGTCGCCAAGTTCAGGGAGCAACGGAGTGCATTGATGCGGCAACGTTATTAA
- a CDS encoding UPF0149 family protein produces MAYTISNQPLTLAQYNFIQDQLDLHAGETAVRTISEMDGYFTAIVSYIDDIHFNDWYAAFWGGAEFLPKWKSEQVYQRFFDLLIQHMNQVAMMLVDYPDDFSPIFNEAEDRDGLDVEDWCLGYQRGVSVAGGWGDMPEHEKGLLNLITMHTLGMDVIGSGTDDPEQAISTEEAFIEVLKVAAVGLHQYWAQLRPDSKAANHEPVRAEPKVGRNDPCPCGSGKKYKQCCMR; encoded by the coding sequence ATGGCCTACACCATCAGCAACCAACCGCTGACCCTCGCCCAGTACAACTTCATCCAGGACCAACTGGACCTGCACGCCGGCGAAACCGCCGTTCGCACCATCTCGGAAATGGACGGCTACTTCACCGCTATCGTCTCCTACATCGACGACATCCATTTCAACGACTGGTACGCCGCATTCTGGGGTGGCGCCGAGTTCTTGCCGAAGTGGAAAAGCGAGCAGGTCTACCAGCGTTTCTTCGACCTGCTGATCCAACACATGAACCAGGTCGCGATGATGCTGGTGGATTACCCGGATGACTTCTCGCCAATCTTCAACGAAGCCGAAGACCGGGATGGCCTCGATGTGGAAGACTGGTGCCTGGGCTATCAACGCGGGGTCAGTGTTGCAGGCGGCTGGGGCGACATGCCTGAACATGAGAAGGGTTTGCTTAACCTGATCACCATGCACACCTTGGGCATGGACGTGATCGGAAGTGGAACTGACGACCCGGAGCAAGCGATCAGTACCGAAGAAGCCTTCATCGAAGTGCTCAAGGTAGCCGCTGTAGGCCTTCATCAATACTGGGCCCAACTGCGTCCGGACTCAAAAGCAGCCAACCACGAGCCCGTACGGGCCGAACCCAAGGTAGGCCGCAACGACCCATGCCCATGCGGCAGCGGCAAGAAGTACAAGCAGTGCTGCATGCGCTGA
- a CDS encoding nitrilase family protein — protein sequence MPQPSDVISPVRIAVVQFDPQCGLENCEHNLCHSLHLAREAAENGANLIVLPELANTGYAFKTRKEAFDHAEFVPNGPSVEAWLEFARKHQVYLAAGLAERDGMKIYDTAVLVGPEGFIGRYRKTHLWNQEKLWFSPGDLGLPVFETPIGRIGLLICWDIWFPETPRLLAMQGADIICSLNNWVWTPPPLFDATGKCMASYLTITAAHVNNVFIAAANRIGTDRGERFLGCSLIAGTNGWPISEVASAEEQTVLYADVDLTSARTAPIWNSLNDLPRDRRTDLYDPMLGYSMHSPLPR from the coding sequence ATGCCCCAACCATCCGACGTCATCAGCCCCGTTCGTATTGCAGTTGTGCAGTTTGACCCCCAGTGCGGTCTGGAAAACTGCGAACACAACCTCTGCCATAGCTTGCACTTGGCCAGGGAAGCTGCCGAAAACGGCGCCAACCTCATCGTCCTGCCTGAACTGGCCAACACCGGCTATGCCTTCAAAACCCGTAAAGAAGCTTTCGACCACGCCGAGTTCGTTCCCAACGGCCCGAGCGTGGAGGCCTGGCTGGAATTCGCCCGCAAACATCAGGTGTATCTGGCCGCCGGCCTGGCCGAACGCGATGGCATGAAAATCTACGATACGGCGGTACTGGTAGGGCCGGAGGGCTTCATCGGGCGCTATCGCAAAACCCATCTCTGGAACCAGGAGAAGCTCTGGTTCTCGCCCGGTGATCTGGGTTTGCCGGTCTTCGAGACTCCCATAGGCCGCATCGGCCTGCTCATCTGCTGGGATATCTGGTTTCCTGAAACGCCCCGCCTGCTCGCGATGCAAGGCGCCGACATCATCTGCAGCCTGAACAACTGGGTGTGGACCCCACCGCCGTTGTTCGACGCGACGGGCAAGTGCATGGCGTCCTATCTCACCATCACCGCCGCCCACGTCAACAACGTCTTCATCGCCGCCGCCAACCGAATCGGCACCGACCGAGGCGAGCGCTTCCTGGGCTGTTCGCTGATCGCCGGCACCAACGGCTGGCCTATCAGTGAAGTGGCCTCGGCCGAGGAACAAACCGTCCTCTACGCCGACGTCGACCTGACCTCGGCGCGCACCGCCCCCATCTGGAACAGCCTCAACGATTTGCCCAGAGACCGCCGCACCGACCTCTACGACCCGATGCTCGGTTATTCCATGCACTCGCCGCTGCCGCGCTAA
- a CDS encoding YecA family protein, whose protein sequence is MQVSDFEPLDNEELQKVDDVLMKHGNDDAIQNASELDGFFTAIVSGPVMVMPSQWMPAIWGGKDKEPKWSNPAQADRFYKLLMRHLNSLAAELMESPETFEAVFLENRESGNGEMIVDEWCIGYMRGVALGGGWQGLPAEQAAQLEAIALHGVQENFAQVEELSAEDLQASIDAIEPAVLALHAYYLVQRTPQTVRTRDERVGRNDPCPCGSGKKFKQCCLH, encoded by the coding sequence ATGCAAGTTTCAGATTTCGAACCCCTGGATAACGAAGAATTGCAGAAGGTGGACGACGTGCTGATGAAGCACGGCAACGACGATGCCATCCAGAACGCCTCTGAACTGGACGGCTTCTTCACCGCCATCGTCTCCGGCCCGGTCATGGTCATGCCAAGCCAATGGATGCCGGCAATCTGGGGCGGTAAAGATAAAGAGCCCAAGTGGAGCAACCCTGCCCAGGCTGACAGGTTCTACAAACTACTCATGCGTCACCTCAACTCCCTCGCCGCGGAGCTGATGGAATCGCCCGAAACCTTCGAAGCGGTGTTCCTGGAAAACCGCGAAAGCGGCAATGGCGAAATGATCGTTGACGAGTGGTGCATCGGCTACATGCGCGGCGTGGCACTGGGTGGCGGTTGGCAAGGCTTGCCGGCAGAGCAGGCCGCCCAATTGGAGGCCATTGCCCTGCACGGTGTGCAAGAGAACTTCGCGCAGGTAGAAGAGCTGAGTGCCGAAGACCTTCAGGCATCGATCGACGCCATCGAGCCTGCGGTGTTGGCACTGCACGCCTACTACCTGGTGCAACGCACGCCACAGACCGTCCGCACACGCGACGAGCGGGTAGGACGCAATGACCCTTGCCCGTGTGGTAGTGGGAAGAAGTTCAAGCAGTGCTGCTTGCACTGA
- a CDS encoding diaminopimelate epimerase — MTTLYDARGNIYAVVSPHHLRELGIALPETAAQAALTRRQWAPPAIAACCDWPEGSRPQGAKAHRSDGLLVGLFQDKAPFDLLIVNTDGSLAERSGNGLTIFAQALTDQGLTDPNEAFALRVHHDKTDSPSPVATYLEPAVLNGTLGFWLDLGTPTFGPGAVGAQAGRVTETRPTSQVQRLAQLDPRWDRSVFVRIGNPHCVSLLADPNELPDMNQLRAKPLHDSLTRIAFASDSGLGEGDPCPAGVNLQWAALEREGLIAARVFERGEGPTESSGTSASAVACAAWLTGLVKAGTVQVRMPGGTAPVRLQESEGKLERVSLFGTAQRMA, encoded by the coding sequence ATGACCACCCTCTACGACGCACGCGGCAATATCTACGCAGTGGTCTCGCCACACCACCTGCGCGAACTAGGCATTGCTCTGCCCGAGACTGCCGCTCAGGCAGCACTCACCCGTAGGCAATGGGCCCCGCCGGCCATCGCAGCCTGCTGCGACTGGCCCGAAGGCAGCAGACCGCAAGGCGCCAAAGCTCACCGCAGCGATGGCCTGCTGGTCGGCCTCTTCCAGGACAAAGCCCCCTTCGACCTATTGATCGTCAACACCGACGGCAGCCTCGCCGAGCGCAGCGGCAATGGGTTGACCATCTTCGCCCAGGCCCTCACCGATCAAGGTCTGACTGACCCGAATGAAGCCTTTGCGCTACGCGTCCATCATGACAAGACCGACTCGCCATCACCGGTTGCAACTTACCTGGAACCCGCTGTACTCAACGGCACCCTGGGCTTCTGGCTCGACCTCGGCACACCTACCTTCGGCCCCGGGGCCGTTGGCGCTCAGGCTGGGCGGGTGACTGAAACGCGTCCAACCAGCCAGGTACAACGCCTGGCCCAACTTGACCCGCGCTGGGACCGCAGCGTGTTCGTGCGCATCGGCAATCCGCATTGCGTCAGTCTGCTGGCTGACCCCAATGAATTGCCCGATATGAACCAGCTTCGTGCCAAGCCGTTGCATGACAGTTTGACCCGGATTGCCTTCGCCAGTGATAGCGGGCTGGGGGAGGGCGACCCATGCCCCGCCGGCGTGAACCTGCAGTGGGCTGCGCTTGAACGCGAAGGTTTGATCGCTGCCAGGGTGTTCGAGCGCGGGGAAGGGCCGACAGAGTCTTCGGGCACCAGTGCCAGCGCCGTGGCCTGTGCTGCCTGGTTGACCGGTCTGGTGAAGGCGGGCACGGTACAGGTGCGGATGCCGGGTGGTACGGCGCCGGTTCGTTTGCAGGAAAGCGAAGGAAAGCTTGAGCGGGTGAGCCTATTTGGGACTGCGCAACGAATGGCATAG
- a CDS encoding CBS domain-containing protein codes for MKIAEVMTRDVKTARPDQTIQEAANLMAQIDSGAILVNDQDRLVGMVTDRDIAIRAVANGLDGATPIRKVMSNDVRYCYEDEEVEDVAQNMADVQMRRLPVLSRAKRLVGVVSLGNIASARNEHASATVLRGVAKAH; via the coding sequence ATGAAAATCGCTGAAGTAATGACCCGCGACGTCAAGACGGCCAGGCCCGACCAAACCATTCAGGAAGCTGCAAACCTGATGGCGCAGATCGATAGTGGAGCAATCCTGGTCAACGATCAGGATCGGTTGGTGGGCATGGTCACCGACCGCGATATAGCCATAAGAGCCGTCGCCAACGGGCTGGATGGTGCCACGCCGATTCGCAAGGTCATGAGTAACGATGTCCGCTATTGCTATGAGGATGAAGAGGTCGAGGATGTCGCGCAAAACATGGCTGATGTTCAAATGCGTCGCCTGCCCGTATTAAGCCGTGCGAAGCGCCTCGTGGGCGTGGTTTCCCTGGGCAATATCGCAAGCGCCCGCAACGAGCATGCAAGTGCCACGGTCTTGCGTGGTGTTGCGAAAGCGCACTGA
- a CDS encoding M4 family metallopeptidase, with the protein MCSRNPLHCIVPPYIIERLALSDDPQVRSQAIANLKAGSSFRATRESAQAMPGLMAVMSPKRTLHRLVYTANTSGQLPGDLARAEGQSESGDPAVDEAYDGAGITYAFYDKLFQRNSLDDNGMTLISTVHVKRFDYRTRTYVPMDNAFWNGTQMAYGDGAGIWSQRFTRSLEVIGHELTHGVQSFTSNLNYYGQSGALNEHFADVFGILVRQWHNNEPASTASWLIGADVLVPAPTRRGIRDMEFPGTAFADDPYLGDDPQPDHMSKYVSGSGDNGGVHYNSGIPNRAFVLVAKALGANAWDVAGRIWYETMLQLNANSQFQHCAEISVQVAGARYGAPAKKAVKAAWKKVGINV; encoded by the coding sequence ATGTGTTCACGCAATCCGCTGCATTGCATCGTGCCGCCCTACATCATCGAGCGCCTCGCCCTGTCCGACGACCCGCAGGTTCGCTCCCAGGCCATCGCCAACCTCAAGGCCGGCTCGAGCTTTCGCGCCACCCGCGAGAGCGCCCAGGCCATGCCCGGCCTGATGGCCGTGATGTCGCCCAAGCGAACCCTGCATCGCCTCGTCTATACCGCCAACACCAGCGGCCAGCTGCCTGGTGACCTGGCCCGTGCCGAGGGGCAATCCGAGTCGGGTGACCCCGCCGTGGACGAAGCCTACGACGGTGCCGGAATAACCTACGCCTTCTATGACAAGTTGTTCCAGCGCAACTCCCTGGACGACAACGGCATGACCCTGATCTCGACCGTGCACGTGAAGCGGTTCGATTACCGCACCCGAACCTACGTCCCCATGGACAATGCCTTCTGGAATGGCACTCAGATGGCCTACGGCGACGGTGCAGGGATTTGGTCGCAGCGCTTCACGCGCTCACTGGAGGTCATCGGCCACGAACTGACCCACGGCGTGCAGTCCTTTACCAGCAACCTCAATTACTACGGCCAATCCGGTGCGTTGAACGAGCACTTCGCCGATGTATTCGGCATTCTGGTGCGCCAGTGGCACAACAACGAACCGGCCAGCACCGCCAGCTGGCTGATTGGCGCCGACGTACTGGTACCCGCCCCGACCCGGCGAGGCATCCGCGACATGGAATTCCCCGGGACTGCCTTTGCGGACGATCCTTACCTTGGCGACGACCCGCAGCCGGACCATATGTCGAAATACGTCAGCGGTTCCGGCGACAACGGCGGCGTACATTACAACTCCGGGATTCCGAACCGGGCCTTCGTGCTGGTGGCCAAGGCATTGGGCGCAAACGCCTGGGACGTGGCCGGTCGGATTTGGTACGAAACCATGCTACAACTGAATGCCAACAGCCAGTTTCAACACTGCGCCGAAATCAGCGTCCAGGTCGCCGGCGCCCGCTACGGGGCCCCCGCTAAAAAAGCGGTCAAGGCGGCGTGGAAGAAGGTCGGGATCAACGTGTAG
- a CDS encoding FAD-dependent oxidoreductase, producing the protein MTIGTSYNYPAEFSTNLLVQPVSNWAGRFPNPPDLCFDYRKLLELPSGLASATQKNHKICIVGAGVTGLTAARELLRCGFTEITLIEQSRRVGGRHLTVVANRQNNVASTPFEMGAMRMPFFNRTGEDPKEGRSLMAYYAQLFDLKISDFPNPGTQWVSSTGIYLQEGNLEGHGEPRMLIWNNSTGDSPPPTEVLQRVYGKWHSFAKRMTEHVAAAYGGSEWEAMWAAIVENYQGLSFRDLVSLAPVTEWSEQAPGNFGGLGMSPEESAIFYSIGIGDGSWGAFYDVCSLYPLRTAIFGFSSHLQLVHGRVDVQGAPLDAPYLTADAVYDSNGVKFQKPAYLGLAALDECLLFLDIDGVGKSFYEHCRERGAGLITDSPVTKITKLDNQKTRVHFDWHMSDPRTTQALSEDFDSVIVTLPSWIIETKIQLENFTAEMLPYTIINAYKTAHWETSCKIYAPLKKSFLSKNKTIPQIMVTDSFVHDVYAYRYSDNYAYDCILLSYTWEDDATKLAAFTDRELVVKCVRELDRILMRCTNIQMPISPYIDMEHTVVQRWITDKNALGCAKLYRAGTYYEAVSLMKYNRDYGSRSGLYFTGESFSVDAGWTEPSLRSALDAVINICDKTGAQFNGGFSMEVYPEYKLKP; encoded by the coding sequence ATGACTATCGGAACGTCATATAACTACCCAGCAGAATTTTCAACGAATTTGTTGGTTCAACCAGTTTCAAACTGGGCTGGGAGGTTCCCAAATCCGCCGGATTTGTGTTTTGACTATCGCAAGTTATTGGAACTCCCATCCGGCCTTGCGAGCGCCACTCAAAAAAACCATAAAATCTGCATCGTCGGCGCCGGTGTTACTGGCTTGACTGCCGCACGGGAATTACTGCGTTGTGGTTTTACTGAGATTACGCTTATCGAACAGTCGAGGAGGGTAGGCGGCAGGCATCTCACCGTGGTCGCCAATCGACAAAACAATGTTGCCTCAACTCCATTCGAAATGGGTGCCATGCGCATGCCCTTCTTCAACAGAACCGGAGAGGACCCAAAAGAGGGCAGGTCGTTGATGGCTTATTATGCCCAACTATTTGACCTGAAAATTTCAGACTTCCCAAATCCGGGCACTCAGTGGGTCTCGTCTACAGGCATTTACCTTCAGGAAGGAAATCTCGAAGGTCATGGCGAACCGAGAATGCTGATCTGGAACAACAGCACCGGTGATTCGCCACCCCCAACCGAAGTGCTCCAGCGTGTCTATGGTAAATGGCACAGCTTTGCCAAACGAATGACCGAGCATGTGGCGGCCGCCTACGGGGGCAGCGAGTGGGAAGCCATGTGGGCCGCCATCGTTGAAAACTACCAAGGGCTTTCATTTCGCGACTTGGTCAGCCTCGCCCCTGTCACCGAATGGTCCGAGCAAGCCCCTGGAAACTTCGGTGGCTTGGGTATGTCGCCCGAAGAGTCCGCCATTTTCTACTCCATCGGCATCGGTGACGGCAGCTGGGGCGCATTTTACGATGTCTGCAGCTTGTACCCGTTACGAACAGCAATTTTCGGTTTCAGTAGTCATCTGCAATTGGTGCATGGCCGCGTCGACGTCCAGGGCGCCCCGTTGGATGCTCCTTACCTGACAGCCGATGCGGTTTACGATAGCAATGGCGTGAAGTTTCAGAAGCCTGCCTATTTGGGGCTTGCGGCCCTCGATGAGTGCCTGCTGTTTCTGGATATCGATGGCGTCGGCAAATCCTTTTATGAGCATTGCCGTGAGAGAGGGGCGGGGCTGATCACCGATTCGCCGGTCACGAAAATCACCAAGCTGGACAACCAGAAAACGCGGGTCCATTTCGATTGGCATATGAGCGACCCACGGACGACACAAGCCTTAAGCGAAGATTTCGACTCGGTGATCGTGACGCTTCCCTCATGGATTATCGAAACCAAGATCCAGTTGGAAAATTTCACTGCTGAAATGCTGCCCTACACGATAATCAATGCCTACAAGACAGCGCACTGGGAAACCAGCTGCAAGATATATGCACCTCTCAAGAAAAGCTTTCTGTCGAAAAACAAAACGATTCCTCAGATCATGGTGACGGATAGCTTTGTGCATGATGTATACGCCTATCGCTATAGCGATAATTATGCCTATGACTGCATATTGCTTAGCTATACATGGGAGGACGATGCCACCAAGCTTGCAGCGTTTACGGATCGGGAACTGGTCGTCAAGTGTGTGAGGGAGCTTGATCGAATTCTGATGCGATGCACCAATATTCAGATGCCAATCTCTCCCTACATTGATATGGAACACACGGTAGTGCAAAGATGGATTACCGACAAAAATGCACTGGGTTGCGCAAAGCTTTACCGAGCTGGAACCTACTACGAGGCGGTGAGCCTGATGAAGTACAACCGAGATTACGGCAGCCGGTCTGGTCTATATTTTACGGGCGAATCCTTCTCGGTGGATGCAGGATGGACAGAACCCTCTCTGAGAAGCGCCCTAGATGCGGTGATAAATATTTGCGATAAAACCGGTGCGCAGTTCAATGGAGGTTTTTCAATGGAGGTTTACCCGGAATATAAGTTGAAACCTTAA